A region of Massilia sp. KIM DNA encodes the following proteins:
- a CDS encoding MFS transporter: MSAARGRIASGSPEFRRINRAMAFGGFSIFALLYCVQPLMPLLAQDFHLTPAQSSLALSSSTATLALALLASSSVAERWGHKTVMVASMYSGALLSIACALTASYPQLVAVRALLGLMLGGLPAVAMAYLSDEIEPTSLGLAMGMYISGSAFGGMSGRVLSALLSDFVSWRIAVGLLGVAGLVAAWEFARSLPPSRHANAPRWRGPGFLAGLRLHLSDPGLPWLFALPFLLMGAFVSLYNYIGYRLLAPPFELRQAAVGALSLLYLLGMFSSMWAGRLGDRIGRRNVLWLVLLLMIGGLLLTLHDSLLAVVLGVGLATFGFFASHSVASSWVGRRAQPPQALASGIYLFFYYLGSSVVGWATGYVWEHWAWPGVVAMLGGVLLLALGIALRLRGLAPVALAK; the protein is encoded by the coding sequence GTGAGCGCGGCGCGCGGTCGGATCGCGTCCGGAAGTCCGGAATTCCGGCGCATCAACCGCGCGATGGCCTTCGGCGGCTTTTCCATCTTCGCCCTGCTGTACTGCGTCCAGCCGCTGATGCCGCTGCTGGCGCAGGACTTCCACCTGACCCCCGCCCAGAGCAGCCTGGCGCTCTCCAGCTCGACCGCCACCCTGGCGCTGGCCCTGCTGGCGTCCAGCAGCGTGGCCGAGCGCTGGGGCCACAAGACCGTGATGGTGGCCTCAATGTACAGCGGCGCGCTGCTGAGCATCGCCTGCGCGCTAACCGCCAGCTACCCGCAGCTGGTCGCGGTGCGCGCGCTGCTCGGCCTGATGCTGGGCGGCCTGCCCGCGGTGGCCATGGCCTACCTCAGCGACGAGATCGAGCCGACCTCGCTCGGGCTGGCGATGGGCATGTACATCAGCGGCAGCGCCTTCGGCGGCATGAGCGGGCGGGTGCTCTCGGCCCTGCTCAGCGACTTCGTGTCCTGGCGCATCGCGGTCGGCCTGCTCGGCGTGGCGGGCCTGGTCGCGGCCTGGGAATTCGCGCGCAGCCTGCCGCCTTCGCGCCATGCGAACGCGCCGCGCTGGCGCGGGCCGGGCTTCCTCGCCGGGCTGCGCCTGCACCTGAGCGACCCCGGCCTGCCCTGGCTGTTCGCCCTGCCCTTCCTGCTGATGGGGGCCTTCGTCAGCCTCTACAACTACATCGGCTACCGGCTGCTGGCGCCGCCCTTCGAGCTGCGCCAGGCCGCGGTCGGGGCGCTGTCGCTGCTCTACCTGCTGGGCATGTTCAGTTCGATGTGGGCCGGCCGGCTGGGCGACCGCATCGGCCGCCGCAACGTGCTGTGGCTGGTGCTGCTGCTCATGATCGGTGGCCTGCTGTTGACCCTGCACGATTCGCTGCTCGCGGTGGTGCTGGGCGTCGGCCTGGCCACCTTCGGCTTCTTCGCCTCGCATTCGGTGGCCAGCAGCTGGGTCGGACGGCGCGCCCAGCCGCCCCAGGCGCTGGCCTCGGGCATCTACCTGTTCTTCTACTACCTGGGTTCGAGCGTGGTGGGCTGGGCCACCGGCTACGTGTGGGAACACTGGGCCTGGCCGGGCGTGGTGGCCATGCTGGGCGGCGTGCTGCTGCTGGCGCTGGGCATCGCGCTGCGGCTGCGCGGCCTGGCGCCGGTTGCGCTGGCGAAGTAA
- a CDS encoding SDR family oxidoreductase: MQTILITGCSSGFGLDIARHFLGQGWRVVATMRKPDPSLFPASERLRLLALDVTDHDSIARALDAAGPVDALVNNAGVGVLYPLEATSMATARSVFDTNTLGTIALTQAVLPGMRARGGGTIVNVTSSVTYQPLPLLSVYTASKAAVNAFTESLALEVAPLGIRLRLVLPGRSPGTRFGENARGHMQAEVPQAYRPLLDAVFGAAREAGPVTQAQDVAQAVWRAVTDPNAPMRIPAGEDAQQLAVAA; this comes from the coding sequence ATGCAAACCATCTTGATCACCGGCTGCTCGTCCGGCTTCGGGCTCGACATCGCCCGCCATTTCCTCGGCCAGGGCTGGCGCGTGGTCGCCACCATGCGCAAGCCCGATCCGTCGCTGTTTCCGGCGTCCGAGCGCCTGCGCCTGCTGGCGCTGGACGTCACCGATCACGACAGCATCGCCCGCGCGCTGGACGCGGCAGGCCCGGTCGATGCGCTGGTCAACAACGCCGGCGTCGGCGTGCTGTACCCGCTCGAGGCGACCTCGATGGCGACCGCGCGCAGCGTGTTCGACACCAACACCCTCGGCACGATCGCCCTGACCCAGGCGGTGCTGCCCGGCATGCGCGCACGGGGCGGCGGCACCATCGTCAACGTCACCTCGAGCGTGACCTACCAGCCGCTGCCCCTGCTGTCCGTTTACACGGCCAGCAAGGCCGCCGTGAACGCGTTCACGGAATCGCTGGCGCTGGAAGTCGCGCCGCTCGGCATCCGCCTGCGGCTGGTGCTGCCGGGGCGCTCGCCCGGAACCCGCTTCGGCGAGAATGCCCGCGGCCACATGCAGGCCGAGGTCCCGCAGGCGTACCGGCCGCTCCTCGACGCGGTGTTCGGCGCGGCGCGCGAGGCCGGACCGGTGACGCAGGCGCAGGACGTGGCGCAGGCGGTATGGCGGGCGGTGACCGACCCCAACGCGCCAATGCGCATCCCCGCGGGCGAGGATGCGCAGCAGTTGGCCGTGGCGGCCTGA
- a CDS encoding glutamine--tRNA ligase/YqeY domain fusion protein gives MSNDKNTPAAGNAPAPTLSSNFVRAIVENDRAAGTHKRDGMPDVITRFPPEPNGYLHIGHAKSICLNFGLARDYAGRCHLRFDDTNPEKEDQEYVDTIMDSVKWLGFSWEQGGQEYLHYASDYFDQLYEMAEYLIRTGKAYVDSQSAEEMAKNRGNFGTPGTNSPFRDRPVEESLQLFRDMKAGKYKDGEHILRAKMSEDAMASPIMTNRDPALYRIRHAHHHRTGDKWCIYPMYDYTHPISDALENITHSLCTLEFTDHRPFYDWLVETLADGGFFQRPVPRQYEFARLNLTYVVTSKRKLRSLVDEGIVSGWDDPRMPTIVGLRRRGYTPESIQLFCERIGVSKADGWIDMSTLEGALRDDLDPKAPRAIAVLRPLKLIVDNFPEGEAHECTSPVHPHHPEWGVRRFPFTRELWIEREDFMEVPTKGYFRFTPPVGDQPGSRVRLKYGYVVECTGYDKDAEGNVTAVHVKYFEDSKSGTPGADNYKVKGNITWVSAASALQAEVRLYDRLFLDPQPDAGGKDFKAALNPNALETVTAYLEPGLKDAVADQRFQFERHGYFVADRVESTPGKPVFNRVTTLKDSWGK, from the coding sequence ATGAGTAACGATAAGAATACCCCGGCGGCCGGAAACGCGCCGGCGCCGACCCTGTCGTCGAATTTCGTGCGCGCCATCGTCGAGAACGACCGCGCGGCCGGCACCCACAAGCGCGACGGCATGCCGGATGTGATCACCCGCTTCCCGCCCGAACCCAACGGCTACCTGCACATCGGCCACGCCAAGTCGATCTGCCTGAACTTCGGCCTGGCGCGCGACTACGCCGGCCGCTGCCACCTGCGCTTCGACGACACCAATCCCGAGAAGGAAGACCAGGAATACGTCGACACCATCATGGACAGCGTGAAGTGGCTCGGCTTCTCCTGGGAGCAGGGAGGCCAGGAATACCTGCACTACGCCAGCGATTATTTCGACCAGCTGTACGAGATGGCCGAATACCTGATCCGGACCGGCAAGGCCTACGTCGACAGCCAGAGCGCCGAGGAGATGGCAAAAAACCGCGGCAACTTCGGCACGCCGGGCACCAACTCGCCTTTCCGCGACCGCCCGGTCGAGGAATCGCTGCAGCTGTTCCGCGACATGAAGGCCGGCAAGTACAAGGACGGCGAGCATATCCTGCGCGCCAAGATGAGCGAGGACGCGATGGCCTCGCCCATCATGACCAACCGCGACCCGGCCCTGTACCGCATCCGCCATGCGCACCACCACCGCACCGGCGACAAGTGGTGCATCTACCCGATGTACGACTACACGCACCCGATCTCGGACGCGCTGGAGAACATCACCCATTCGCTGTGCACGCTGGAGTTCACCGACCACCGCCCCTTCTACGACTGGCTGGTCGAGACCCTGGCCGACGGCGGCTTCTTCCAGCGCCCGGTGCCGCGCCAGTACGAATTCGCGCGCCTGAACCTGACCTATGTCGTGACCTCCAAGCGCAAGCTGCGCTCGCTGGTCGACGAGGGCATCGTGAGCGGCTGGGACGACCCGCGCATGCCGACCATCGTCGGCCTGCGCCGCCGCGGCTACACGCCGGAATCGATCCAGCTGTTCTGCGAGCGCATCGGCGTTTCCAAGGCCGACGGCTGGATCGACATGAGCACCCTGGAAGGCGCCCTGCGCGACGACCTCGACCCGAAGGCGCCGCGCGCCATCGCCGTGCTGCGTCCGCTCAAGCTCATCGTCGACAACTTCCCCGAGGGCGAAGCCCACGAGTGCACCTCTCCGGTCCACCCGCACCACCCGGAATGGGGCGTGCGCCGCTTCCCCTTCACCCGCGAGCTGTGGATCGAGCGCGAGGACTTCATGGAAGTGCCGACCAAGGGCTACTTCCGCTTCACCCCGCCGGTCGGCGACCAGCCGGGTTCGCGCGTGCGCCTGAAGTACGGCTATGTGGTGGAATGCACCGGCTACGACAAGGACGCCGAGGGCAACGTGACCGCGGTGCACGTGAAGTACTTCGAGGATTCCAAGTCGGGCACCCCGGGCGCGGACAACTACAAGGTCAAGGGCAACATCACCTGGGTCAGCGCCGCCAGCGCGCTGCAGGCCGAGGTGCGCCTCTACGACCGCCTGTTCCTCGACCCGCAGCCGGACGCCGGCGGCAAGGACTTCAAGGCCGCGCTCAACCCGAACGCGCTGGAGACCGTGACCGCCTACCTGGAGCCGGGCCTGAAGGACGCGGTGGCCGACCAGCGCTTCCAGTTCGAGCGCCACGGCTACTTCGTGGCCGACCGCGTGGAGTCGACCCCGGGCAAGCCGGTGTTCAACCGCGTGACCACGCTGAAGGACAGCTGGGGCAAGTAA
- a CDS encoding cysteine hydrolase family protein — protein MSTTPRRALVVIDVQNEYFDGGLPIAYPPVSQSLPNILRAMGAAREHGIPVIVVQHETPPGAPVFARGSHGWELHPEIAAQPADHRIDKTMASVFTGTGLREWLAARGIDTLVIAGYMTQNCDAATAYAAAHDGLKVEFLSDASGVPAYENAAGKASAEEIHRVFSVVFHSNFAAVSTTEAWIGAVKDGVALEVDNVYLSAQRALRG, from the coding sequence ATGAGCACCACCCCGCGCCGCGCCCTGGTCGTCATCGACGTCCAGAACGAATATTTCGACGGCGGCCTGCCGATCGCCTATCCGCCGGTCAGCCAGTCCCTGCCCAACATCCTGCGCGCCATGGGCGCCGCACGCGAGCACGGCATCCCCGTGATCGTGGTCCAGCACGAGACGCCGCCGGGAGCCCCAGTGTTCGCCAGGGGTTCGCACGGCTGGGAACTGCATCCCGAGATCGCCGCCCAGCCGGCCGACCACCGCATCGACAAGACCATGGCCAGCGTGTTTACCGGCACCGGCCTGCGCGAGTGGCTGGCCGCGCGCGGGATCGACACCCTGGTCATCGCCGGCTACATGACCCAGAACTGCGACGCCGCCACCGCCTACGCCGCCGCCCATGACGGCCTGAAGGTCGAATTCCTGTCCGACGCCAGCGGCGTGCCGGCCTACGAGAACGCCGCCGGCAAGGCCAGCGCCGAGGAGATCCACCGCGTGTTCAGCGTGGTCTTCCATTCCAACTTCGCGGCGGTGAGCACCACCGAGGCCTGGATCGGCGCCGTCAAGGATGGCGTCGCGCTGGAAGTGGACAACGTCTACCTGTCGGCCCAGCGCGCGCTGCGCGGCTAG
- a CDS encoding glycine-rich domain-containing protein-like: MSTNTEFEALQALDLTPIKLKLMHVESGEGWSEVRANAVETEYRRFLFLMKKYPDCAASPTVDVDTFWHYHILDTMKYARDCEQVFGYFLHHYPYVGIGEGAVEGEQVAAGERMRALYAAEFGAQAAGKQAWCASPGKAADSAWCASPGKAADSAWCASPGKAAGSAWCASPGKSAGSAWCASPGKSADSAWCASPGKAADSAWCASPGKAADSAWCTSPGKAADSAWCASPGKAASKGNDTAWCASPGKGVATAWCASPGNKIAEAVKTAWCASPGKDLSAAGDTAWCASPGKSASQAGATAWCASPGKQLLAA, translated from the coding sequence ATGTCGACGAATACCGAATTCGAAGCTCTCCAAGCCCTTGACCTCACACCGATCAAGTTGAAACTGATGCACGTGGAATCGGGCGAAGGCTGGTCCGAAGTACGCGCCAACGCCGTCGAGACGGAGTACCGGCGCTTCCTGTTCCTGATGAAGAAGTACCCTGACTGCGCGGCTTCGCCGACGGTGGACGTCGACACCTTCTGGCACTACCACATCCTGGACACCATGAAGTACGCACGCGACTGCGAGCAAGTGTTCGGCTACTTCCTGCACCACTACCCCTACGTCGGCATCGGCGAAGGCGCCGTCGAAGGCGAACAGGTCGCAGCCGGCGAGCGCATGCGCGCCCTGTACGCCGCCGAGTTCGGCGCACAGGCCGCCGGCAAGCAGGCATGGTGCGCCTCGCCGGGCAAGGCAGCCGACAGCGCATGGTGCGCGTCGCCGGGCAAGGCGGCCGACAGCGCATGGTGCGCTTCGCCGGGCAAAGCCGCCGGCAGCGCATGGTGCGCCTCGCCGGGCAAATCCGCCGGCAGCGCATGGTGCGCCTCGCCGGGCAAATCCGCCGACAGCGCATGGTGCGCCTCGCCGGGCAAGGCCGCGGACAGCGCATGGTGCGCTTCGCCGGGCAAGGCCGCTGACAGCGCATGGTGCACTTCGCCGGGCAAAGCCGCCGACAGCGCATGGTGCGCCTCGCCGGGCAAGGCGGCGAGCAAGGGGAACGACACCGCATGGTGCGCTTCGCCGGGCAAGGGCGTCGCGACCGCATGGTGCGCGTCGCCCGGCAACAAGATCGCCGAGGCCGTCAAGACCGCATGGTGCGCGTCCCCGGGCAAGGACCTGAGCGCAGCGGGCGACACCGCATGGTGCGCTTCGCCTGGCAAGTCGGCATCCCAGGCCGGCGCCACCGCCTGGTGCGCCTCGCCGGGCAAGCAACTGCTCGCTGCCTGA
- a CDS encoding AraC family transcriptional regulator: MSDPLAEMVALLQPAARLVKLVGAAGAWGARRVETGQPSFCAVLDGHPVLTLQGEAPLPLAPGDFVLVPATWEFTMSGAAAPPAAAFERAPLQLGPGEVRHGDPEGEPDTRFVIGHCVFGAPDAALLVSLLPRMVHVRGDARLASLVELVRDESRAQRPARDVVLARLLEVLLIEALRSADGTAAAPGLVRGLADPRLAAALRRIHAQPAQAWTVAELAKESALSRSAFFERFSAAVGMAPMEYLLAWRMALAKDLLRRGACRIAEVAQRVGYSSASTFSVAFTRHLGVPPARFARDGTTSSASPLQ; the protein is encoded by the coding sequence ATGAGCGATCCCTTGGCCGAGATGGTGGCCCTGCTCCAGCCCGCCGCCCGCCTCGTCAAGCTGGTCGGCGCTGCCGGCGCCTGGGGTGCGCGCCGTGTGGAAACCGGGCAGCCCTCCTTCTGCGCGGTGCTGGACGGCCACCCCGTGCTGACCCTGCAGGGGGAAGCGCCGCTGCCGCTGGCGCCGGGCGACTTCGTGCTGGTCCCTGCCACCTGGGAGTTCACGATGTCGGGCGCGGCCGCGCCGCCGGCCGCCGCCTTCGAGCGCGCGCCGCTGCAGCTCGGCCCGGGCGAAGTCCGGCACGGCGACCCGGAGGGCGAACCCGACACCCGTTTCGTGATCGGCCATTGCGTGTTCGGCGCGCCCGACGCCGCGCTGCTGGTGTCGCTGCTGCCGCGCATGGTGCACGTGCGCGGCGACGCCCGCCTGGCCAGCCTGGTCGAGCTGGTGCGCGACGAATCGCGCGCCCAGCGTCCCGCACGCGACGTGGTGCTGGCGCGGCTGCTCGAAGTGCTGCTGATCGAAGCGCTGAGAAGCGCGGACGGCACGGCCGCCGCGCCCGGCCTGGTGCGCGGCCTGGCCGATCCGCGCCTGGCGGCGGCGCTGCGCCGGATCCATGCGCAGCCCGCCCAGGCCTGGACGGTGGCCGAGCTGGCGAAGGAGTCGGCGCTGTCGCGCTCCGCCTTCTTCGAGCGCTTCAGCGCAGCGGTCGGCATGGCGCCGATGGAATACCTGCTGGCCTGGCGCATGGCCCTGGCCAAGGACTTGCTCCGGCGCGGCGCCTGCCGCATCGCGGAAGTGGCGCAGCGGGTCGGCTACAGCTCGGCCAGCACCTTCAGCGTGGCGTTTACCCGCCACCTGGGCGTGCCGCCGGCGCGCTTCGCGCGCGACGGGACCACGAGCTCCGCTTCCCCGCTCCAGTAG
- a CDS encoding DnaJ domain-containing protein, giving the protein MENLYAILGVAPNASDDEIKKVYRSLAMRYHPDRNQAPGAEARFKAVTKAYEILSDPVKRDEYNQSVNHRIVLDAEAEAFELWRSLFALNGVNLQA; this is encoded by the coding sequence GTGGAAAATTTATACGCGATCCTCGGCGTCGCGCCGAACGCCAGCGACGACGAGATCAAGAAGGTCTATCGTTCGCTGGCGATGCGCTACCACCCGGACCGCAACCAGGCGCCGGGCGCGGAAGCGCGCTTCAAGGCAGTGACCAAGGCGTACGAGATCCTGTCCGACCCCGTCAAGCGCGACGAGTACAACCAGAGCGTCAACCACCGCATCGTGCTCGACGCCGAGGCCGAGGCCTTCGAACTGTGGCGCTCGCTGTTCGCGCTCAACGGCGTCAATCTCCAGGCCTGA
- a CDS encoding CHASE domain-containing protein, with translation MTPDRHPAGMFASPAVVVTGALLSLMVGCAGYLATAEAIESDARARFRTMARAAQYTIDARIKSYSDVLRGVAGLFRADPETSAGQFHQYVEQLDMARNFPGIEVINYARSVRAPALPALEAELRERMRGLGVVSDHLPLAPQPGRDTYTVLVYIEPRSRPDLEKLGMDLEARSYTRQVLAHARDANVLSASGTRIAIQPGPNQSSQALRLPVYRSSMPTATIAQRRLAYVGSAGIGFSVSRLVGGVLDEFPVKGTRLVLSDLSEVPAEPGELPPRAILYDSMATVRQPHPPPPSEDGVFSASLPIEFNQRLWRADFSIARSALYTSFDMYYPWLAAFAGGMSTALLYALFQTMASSRRNALRMAEDMTRELRASQAKLQASHEKLRMLAAHAEQIKEGERKRIAREIHDDLAQNLLALKIEAEMLANRTRGGAHRRLHARAQDTVRQIELTIRSVRQIINDLRPNVLDLGLSAAVDWQVADFGRRTGIVCELVDDGEEHRIDDHCATAFFRILQESLNNVARHAHASHVWIDLRQHADMLTMTIRDNGVGMQPGSRNRNGSFGLVGIEERVGILGGSFSISSGPETGTTIVVTIPVTSPAAPAGASSVPVAA, from the coding sequence ATGACGCCAGACCGCCACCCAGCCGGGATGTTCGCGAGCCCGGCCGTCGTCGTGACCGGCGCCCTGCTGTCGCTCATGGTCGGCTGCGCCGGCTACCTGGCCACCGCCGAAGCGATCGAGAGCGACGCCCGCGCGCGCTTTCGCACCATGGCGCGGGCGGCCCAGTACACCATCGACGCGCGCATCAAGAGCTACAGCGACGTGCTGCGCGGAGTGGCCGGCCTGTTCCGCGCCGACCCGGAAACCAGCGCCGGCCAGTTCCACCAGTACGTCGAGCAGCTCGACATGGCGCGCAACTTCCCCGGCATCGAGGTCATCAACTATGCGCGCAGCGTGCGCGCGCCGGCGCTGCCGGCGCTGGAAGCCGAACTGCGCGAGCGCATGCGCGGCCTGGGCGTGGTCAGCGACCATCTGCCCCTCGCGCCCCAGCCCGGTCGCGACACCTATACGGTGCTGGTCTACATCGAACCGCGTTCGCGTCCCGATCTCGAGAAGCTCGGCATGGACCTCGAGGCGCGCAGCTACACGCGCCAGGTGCTGGCCCATGCGCGCGACGCCAACGTGCTGAGCGCCTCGGGCACCCGGATCGCGATCCAGCCCGGCCCCAACCAGAGCAGCCAGGCGCTGCGCCTGCCGGTCTACCGCAGCAGCATGCCCACCGCGACCATCGCCCAGCGGCGCCTGGCCTACGTCGGCTCAGCCGGCATCGGCTTCAGCGTGTCGCGTTTGGTGGGCGGGGTGCTCGACGAATTCCCGGTCAAGGGCACGCGCCTGGTGCTGTCCGACCTCAGCGAGGTCCCGGCCGAGCCGGGCGAACTGCCGCCGCGCGCCATCCTGTACGACAGCATGGCCACGGTGCGCCAGCCCCACCCGCCGCCGCCCAGCGAGGACGGCGTGTTCTCGGCCAGCCTGCCGATCGAGTTCAACCAGCGCCTGTGGCGCGCCGACTTCAGCATCGCGCGCTCGGCGCTGTACACCAGCTTCGACATGTACTACCCCTGGCTGGCGGCCTTCGCCGGCGGCATGAGCACGGCCCTGCTCTACGCCCTGTTCCAGACCATGGCCTCCTCGCGCCGCAACGCCCTGCGCATGGCCGAGGACATGACGCGCGAGCTGCGCGCCAGCCAGGCCAAGCTCCAGGCCAGCCACGAGAAACTGCGCATGCTGGCGGCGCACGCCGAGCAGATCAAGGAAGGCGAACGCAAACGCATCGCGCGCGAGATCCATGACGACCTGGCCCAGAACCTGCTGGCCCTGAAGATCGAAGCCGAGATGCTGGCCAACCGCACCCGCGGCGGCGCGCACCGGCGCCTGCACGCGCGCGCCCAGGACACGGTGCGCCAGATCGAGCTCACCATCCGCAGCGTGCGCCAGATCATCAACGACCTGCGGCCCAACGTGCTCGACCTCGGCCTGTCGGCGGCGGTCGACTGGCAGGTGGCCGACTTCGGGCGCCGCACCGGCATCGTGTGCGAGCTGGTGGACGACGGCGAGGAGCACCGCATCGACGACCACTGCGCCACCGCCTTCTTCCGCATCCTGCAGGAATCGCTCAACAACGTGGCGCGCCACGCCCACGCCTCGCATGTCTGGATCGACCTGCGCCAGCACGCCGACATGCTGACCATGACCATCCGCGACAACGGCGTCGGCATGCAGCCGGGTAGCCGCAACCGCAACGGGTCCTTCGGCCTGGTCGGCATCGAGGAAAGGGTCGGCATCCTGGGCGGCTCGTTCTCGATCAGCAGCGGGCCGGAAACCGGCACCACCATCGTGGTCACCATCCCCGTCACCAGCCCGGCCGCCCCCGCCGGCGCGTCCTCCGTTCCCGTCGCCGCCTGA